One genomic segment of Nonomuraea coxensis DSM 45129 includes these proteins:
- a CDS encoding carbohydrate ABC transporter permease: protein MNQGRRSAWPYLFLTPAVVLFTLFLAVPIGYTFHLAMRRTKVSGLGLGKGARREVFVGFDNFSAALADAELWQGWLRVLGYGALVLVVMLGLALLFALLLDSARVRLARFSRIAIFLPYAVPGVAATLLWGFLYLPSLSPIRSVLDADLLGATTVTYSMANVAVWGGTGFNMLVLYTTLRAIPRDLYEAARLDGASELQIAVRVKIPILTPAIILTTVFSIIATVQVFTEPTTLRPLTNTISSTWSPLMKVYRDAFITGDLYSAAATSIVIAAVSLVLSFGFLRVVRNHAFGEG from the coding sequence ATGAACCAGGGACGAAGGAGCGCCTGGCCGTACCTCTTCCTGACCCCGGCGGTCGTGCTGTTCACGCTCTTCCTCGCCGTGCCCATCGGCTACACGTTCCACCTGGCGATGCGCAGGACCAAGGTGTCGGGGCTCGGGCTCGGGAAGGGGGCACGGCGGGAGGTGTTCGTCGGCTTCGACAACTTCTCCGCCGCGCTCGCCGACGCCGAGCTGTGGCAGGGCTGGCTGCGGGTGCTCGGGTACGGGGCGCTGGTGCTGGTCGTCATGCTCGGCCTCGCGCTGCTGTTCGCGCTGCTGCTGGACTCGGCGCGGGTGCGGCTGGCGCGCTTCTCCCGGATCGCGATCTTCCTGCCGTACGCGGTGCCGGGGGTGGCCGCCACCCTGCTGTGGGGCTTCCTCTACCTGCCCTCGCTCAGCCCGATCCGCTCCGTGCTCGACGCCGACCTGCTCGGGGCCACCACCGTCACGTACTCCATGGCGAACGTGGCGGTGTGGGGCGGCACCGGCTTCAACATGCTCGTGCTCTACACCACGCTCCGGGCCATCCCGCGCGACCTGTACGAGGCCGCGCGGCTCGACGGCGCCTCGGAGCTCCAGATCGCCGTCCGGGTCAAGATCCCGATCCTGACCCCGGCGATCATCCTCACCACGGTGTTCTCGATCATCGCCACCGTCCAGGTGTTCACCGAGCCCACCACGCTGCGCCCGCTGACCAACACGATCAGCTCCACCTGGAGCCCGCTCATGAAGGTCTACCGGGACGCCTTCATCACCGGCGACCTGTACTCGGCCGCCGCCACCTCGATCGTCATCGCGGCGGTCTCGCTCGTCCTGTCGTTCGGGTTCCTGCGCGTGGTCCGCAACCACGCCTTCGGGGAGGGCTGA